One window from the genome of Pyrus communis chromosome 16, drPyrComm1.1, whole genome shotgun sequence encodes:
- the LOC137720399 gene encoding delta(8)-fatty-acid desaturase 1-like, whose amino-acid sequence MEGEKKYITVEQLKLHNKPSDLWISIQDKVYNITDWAKDHPGGDAILFNMSGQDVTDAFIAYHPPSAWKYLGKFFTGYHLKDFEISEVSKDYRKLASEFNQLGLFENKGHVALYSVISILVMLYLVVYGVLKSESVLVHFGCGCLLGVLWIQAAYIGHDSGHYQVMSSRRYNKIAQFLAGNCLTGISIAWWKWTHNAHHIACNSLDYDPDLQHMPVFAVSTKFFHSITSTFYGRELTFGAVARFLVSHQHFTYYPIMIVGRVNLFIQTFLLLFSKRSIPDRALNIMGILVFWTWFPLLVSCLPNWRERFMFVLASFAVTALQHIQFTLNHFTGDTYLGPPTGNDWFEKQTAGTVDISCSIWMDWFYGGLQFQLEHHLFPRLPRSQLRKISPTVKELCKKHNLPYKSLSFLDANVTTIRMLRNAAQQAWDMALPVPKNLAWEAVNTHG is encoded by the coding sequence GGGGATGCCATTCTCTTCAATATGTCCGGCCAGGACGTCACTGATGCATTCATTGCCTACCATCCTCCGTCCGCATGGAAGTACCTGGGAAAGTTCTTCACTGGGTACCATCTGAAAGATTTCGAGATCTCGGAGGTCTCCAAGGATTACAGGAAGCTTGCTTCCGAGTTTAACCAGCTCGGTTTGTTCGAAAACAAAGGGCATGTGGCTCTTTACTCTGTGATTAGTATTCTGGTTATGCTTTACCTTGTTGTGTATGGTGTGTTGAAGTCTGAGAGTGTGTTGGTTCATTTTGGTTGCGGTTGTTTGTTGGGGGTCCTCTGGATTCAGGCTGCCTATATAGGGCATGACTCTGGGCATTACCAGGTTATGTCGAGCCGCAGGTACAACAAAATCGCACAATTTCTGGCCGGAAATTGCCTGACTGGGATCAGCATTGCTTGGTGGAAATGGACTCACAATGCCCACCACATTGCCTGCAACAGCCTTGACTATGATCCCGATCTTCAGCACATGCCGGTGTTTGCTGTGTCCACAAAATTCTTTCATTCAATAACATCAACCTTTTATGGAAGAGAGCTGACATTTGGTGCTGTGGCTAGATTTTTAGTCAGCCACCAGCATTTTACATATTATCCGATCATGATTGTTGGAAGGGTTAACTTGTTTATACAGACATTCTTGCTATTGTTCTCGAAGAGAAGCATCCCAGATAGAGCTTTGAACATAATGGGGATCCTTGTTTTCTGGACTTGGTTTCCTCTCCTTGTTTCGTGCCTGCCTAATTGGAGGGAGAGGTTTATGTTTGTGTTGGCGAGCTTTGCAGTGACAGCACTTCAGCACATTCAGTTCACTTTGAACCATTTCACAGGAGATACTTATCTTGGACCACCAACTGGGAACGATTGGTTTGAGAAGCAGACAGCTGGTACCGTGGATATTTCGTGCTCGATTTGGATGGACTGGTTCTATGGTGGCCTGCAGTTTCAACTTGAGCATCATTTGTTCCCCCGATTACCCCGTTCCCAGCTAAGGAAGATTTCTCCCACAGTGAAGGAACTATGCAAGAAGCACAATTTGCCTTACAAGAGTTTGTCCTTCTTGGATGCCAATGTGACTACCATTAGGATGCTAAGGAATGCTGCCCAGCAGGCTTGGGACATGGCCCTTCCCGTCCCAAAGAACTTGGCCTGGGAAGCTGTTAATACCCATGGCTGA